From the Cryptomeria japonica chromosome 2, Sugi_1.0, whole genome shotgun sequence genome, one window contains:
- the LOC131049145 gene encoding FCS-Like Zinc finger 14: protein MLGKRSRPIQRRQSLFRLMSSENGEAIHYQSGASKPKAFFKSPRLLIIFNCKKIAFPEVGDLSGGTRSPTSPLDYSNNQRKSPRGFDQGVGLGILAALHSTELKSAVLSPKSSESRSQGKPCCKASQPIPIGSPRPLAERLEEEEPAMEYSESYTCITSHGPKTTIRQIFDDPAEADARSSKCCQSAVFEASSCCYSDVPDFPDEDFLSVCCLCKRQLRHGKDIYMYRGDKAFCSVECRYQQIVSDEKERSVSMSMKRDASPKSSRCYPGRDIYTTGTVAAA from the exons ATGCTGGGGAAGCGTTCGAGGCCCATTCAGAGAAGGCAAAGTTTGTTTCGTCTGATGTCTTCGGAGAACGGGGAGGCTATTCATTATCAATCTGGTGCGAGCAAACCTAAAGCATTTTTTAAGAGTCCTCGGCTCCTTATCATCTTCAATTGTAAGAAAATAGCGTTTCCTGAGGTAGGTGATTTGTCTGGAGGTACCAGAAGTCCTACATCTCCGCTGGATTATAGTAATAATCAGCGTAAGTCTCCCCGAGGGTTTGATCAGGGTGTAGGTCTTGGCATTCTTGCTGCTCTTCATAGTACTGAATTGAAAAGTGCTGTTTTATCTCCGAAGAGTTCGGAGTCTAGGAGTCAGGGGAAACCCTGTTGTAAGGCGAGCCAGCCCATTCCAATCGGATCCCCGAGACCGCTTGCTGAGCGGTTGGAAGAGGAAGAGCCGGCGATGGAGTATTCTGAGAGCTATACGTGTATTACGTCCCACGGCCCTAAAACCACTATACGGCAGATTTTTGATGATCCTGCGGAGGCCGATGCAAGGAGCAGCAAATGTTGCCAATCGGCGGTTTTTGAGGCCTCCAGCTGCTGTTACTCAGACGTTCCAGATTTTCCTGATGAAGATTTTCTCAGCGTTTGTTGTCTCTGCAAGCGACAGCTGCGTCACGGAAAGGATATATACATGTACAG AGGTGATAAGGCCTTCTGTAGCGTGGAGTGCAGATACCAGCAAATTGTGAGTGATGAGAAGGAGCGGTCCGTGTCCATGTCGATGAAACGCGATGCTTCGCCAAAGTCGTCGCGCTGCTATCCTGGGAGGGATATATACACTACGGGTACCGTAGCAGCTGCATAG